The following proteins are encoded in a genomic region of Thermogemmatispora onikobensis:
- a CDS encoding PAS domain-containing sensor histidine kinase: MTAHDPQGAPEQTPGQPVPASSTFPPGIADVTSALFRQFLDLLPDALIVVDEQGHLVQANAQATAVFGYSREELLGQTLDLLLPERFREIHRRHAAQYFQAPRLRPMGIGLHLFARHKDGGEFPVEISLSPLHVGDRLYVIAAVRDMTAQRRAERERTLLLQNLSVQGELLNQAYDAIIVRDSLDRILLWNRGAERLYGWPAQEALGRISTRLLRTDFPGGEGAVRTALERDGQWEGELTQLARDGRLLVVESRQALVRDQQGLVLATLEINRDISERRQREREARAMLAGHLSLLEQLFEALPLAVALVAGATARLVLANQAVRRVWGVDWPFGQPFLEFLQAHRIIISDMRGKTLAPEELVTLRVLREQRAIALYQEQIRRADGSPLPVLVSALPLHVPPEALQGELLRQLAPGEPLALVIHQDVTPLKEAEELKDEFISIAAHELRTPLAALTGYAEMLLRQTERGHGPPLAPWQREALEEIQQGTKRLAGLTEELLDLSRLQAGRLQLQRLPADIVPLVRQVVRRLQPTSERHQLEVQAPAEPLVALIDPHRLEQVLTNLVENAMKYSPQGGPVQVRIGREGDGQAVLISVQDHGIGIPRHQQGQIGGRFMRAENARAWGIEGTGLGLYLARALVEQHGGRLWFESEEGQGSTFFVRLPLLGEESEEGCELPEDEETTPAAPPVREAGA; the protein is encoded by the coding sequence ATGACAGCGCACGATCCTCAAGGAGCGCCGGAGCAGACGCCGGGGCAGCCAGTGCCCGCGTCCTCGACCTTTCCCCCAGGCATTGCTGACGTCACCTCTGCGCTCTTTCGCCAGTTTCTCGACCTCCTGCCTGATGCCCTCATCGTTGTAGACGAGCAAGGGCACCTGGTCCAGGCCAACGCCCAGGCCACGGCGGTCTTTGGCTATAGCCGTGAGGAACTCCTTGGCCAGACGCTGGATCTCCTTCTCCCGGAGCGCTTTCGCGAGATCCACCGCCGGCATGCGGCTCAATACTTCCAAGCCCCGCGTCTGCGTCCGATGGGCATTGGCTTACATCTCTTTGCCCGCCACAAAGACGGGGGCGAGTTCCCGGTAGAGATCAGCCTCAGCCCCTTGCACGTCGGCGACCGCCTGTACGTCATTGCTGCCGTGCGCGACATGACGGCCCAGCGCCGGGCTGAGCGCGAGCGTACCCTTCTGCTACAGAACCTGAGCGTTCAGGGGGAGCTGCTCAACCAGGCCTACGATGCCATCATTGTGCGTGATTCCCTCGACCGTATTCTGCTCTGGAATCGCGGAGCCGAGCGCCTCTACGGCTGGCCGGCGCAGGAGGCCCTGGGGCGTATCAGCACGCGCCTGCTCAGGACCGACTTCCCCGGCGGAGAGGGGGCGGTACGCACTGCCCTGGAGCGTGATGGCCAGTGGGAAGGTGAGCTGACCCAGCTCGCTCGCGATGGGCGCCTGCTGGTGGTCGAGAGCCGCCAGGCCCTGGTACGCGACCAGCAGGGCCTGGTTCTGGCCACCCTGGAGATCAATCGCGACATCAGCGAGCGGCGCCAGCGCGAACGGGAGGCGCGGGCCATGCTGGCCGGCCATCTCTCGCTGCTGGAGCAGCTCTTTGAGGCGTTGCCCCTGGCGGTCGCCCTGGTGGCTGGCGCCACGGCCCGTCTTGTGCTGGCCAATCAGGCGGTGCGCCGGGTGTGGGGAGTGGACTGGCCGTTCGGGCAGCCTTTTCTCGAATTTCTGCAGGCCCATCGCATTATCATCAGCGATATGCGGGGCAAGACCCTGGCGCCCGAGGAGCTGGTCACCCTGCGCGTACTCCGCGAGCAGCGAGCCATCGCGCTCTATCAAGAGCAGATCCGCCGTGCCGACGGCTCGCCTCTGCCGGTCCTGGTGAGCGCCCTCCCGCTGCACGTGCCGCCGGAGGCCCTGCAAGGCGAGCTGTTGCGGCAACTAGCGCCTGGGGAGCCGCTGGCCCTGGTCATTCATCAAGATGTGACGCCGCTCAAAGAGGCGGAGGAGCTGAAGGACGAGTTCATCAGCATCGCCGCCCACGAGCTGCGCACGCCGCTGGCGGCTCTGACCGGCTATGCCGAGATGCTCCTGCGCCAGACCGAGCGCGGACACGGTCCCCCGCTGGCCCCCTGGCAGCGCGAGGCCCTGGAAGAGATTCAGCAGGGCACGAAGCGCCTGGCCGGCCTGACCGAGGAGCTGCTCGACCTCAGCCGCCTGCAGGCCGGGCGTCTGCAGCTCCAGCGCCTGCCAGCCGACATTGTCCCCCTTGTGCGCCAGGTGGTGCGGCGCCTGCAGCCAACGAGCGAACGCCATCAGCTAGAGGTGCAGGCGCCGGCGGAGCCACTGGTGGCCCTGATCGATCCCCATCGCCTGGAGCAGGTCCTGACCAATCTTGTCGAGAATGCCATGAAATACAGCCCCCAAGGGGGTCCGGTTCAGGTCAGAATAGGGCGCGAGGGCGACGGGCAGGCGGTGCTGATCAGCGTGCAAGATCACGGTATTGGCATCCCCCGCCATCAGCAGGGGCAGATCGGCGGGCGTTTCATGCGGGCCGAGAATGCGCGCGCCTGGGGCATCGAAGGAACGGGCCTCGGCCTCTATCTGGCCCGTGCCCTGGTGGAGCAGCACGGCGGTCGCCTGTGGTTTGAGTCAGAAGAGGGGCAAGGCTCGACCTTCTTTGTACGCCTGCCGCTCCTGGGCGAGGAGAGTGAGGAAGGCTGTGAGCTGCCGGAAGATGAAGAGACCACACCGGCGGCGCCCCCCGTGAGGGAGGCCGGTGCCTGA
- a CDS encoding multicopper oxidase family protein, translating into MASPEEGKTALEEQEQRPQPQATAAAPARDEQPSAQGPIILEAGSYRPETYRRLAVGNGNVVFVRRHQPGSAYPWRRIMAPLAVLVAALLIMVAVLSFGLGSTLASGSGFTSSTSQDQGSTTMSGMSSMNTSGQDANATATVAALPRATQSQGNQLATYVRDPDGAKHFTLVAEQVLWEVVKGTWVPAYTINGTVPGPMIRVTAGDHVRITVINHFHEATSIHWHGLEVPSQQDGVPGLGQQPIQPGQRYVYDFTVHDQDVGTHWYHSHYNDLNEVAGGCYGAFIVDPRPGSPQARAEVHADVDYTAFIGTLPGGYYVINGKSFPDTQPLHVRHGQTVRLRLIGADTLGIHPMHLHGHIFTVVAQDGHPLSQPYQRDTLQVAPGETYDLVFTAWAAPGSSYPFHCHILSHLMNPGQNESEMGGLVMLVIYDR; encoded by the coding sequence ATGGCATCGCCAGAAGAGGGAAAGACTGCTCTCGAAGAGCAAGAGCAGAGACCGCAGCCGCAAGCCACCGCGGCGGCTCCGGCCAGGGATGAACAGCCCTCAGCACAAGGTCCCATCATTCTGGAAGCGGGCAGCTATCGCCCGGAGACCTATCGCCGACTGGCAGTCGGCAACGGCAACGTCGTCTTTGTGCGCCGCCATCAGCCGGGGTCTGCCTACCCCTGGCGCCGCATCATGGCGCCCCTGGCCGTCCTGGTCGCCGCCCTGCTCATCATGGTGGCCGTCCTCAGCTTCGGCCTCGGCAGTACGCTGGCCAGCGGCAGTGGCTTCACCAGCAGCACCAGCCAGGATCAGGGGAGCACCACGATGAGCGGCATGAGCAGCATGAACACCAGCGGGCAGGATGCTAATGCCACCGCCACAGTCGCGGCCCTGCCACGGGCTACCCAGAGCCAGGGCAACCAGCTCGCCACGTACGTGCGTGACCCCGACGGCGCCAAGCATTTCACCCTGGTCGCCGAGCAAGTACTTTGGGAGGTCGTCAAAGGGACCTGGGTACCGGCCTATACCATCAATGGCACGGTGCCAGGACCGATGATTCGCGTCACCGCCGGCGACCATGTGCGCATTACGGTGATCAACCACTTCCATGAGGCGACAAGCATCCACTGGCACGGTCTGGAGGTGCCCAGCCAACAGGATGGCGTGCCCGGCCTCGGCCAGCAGCCAATTCAGCCAGGTCAGCGCTACGTCTACGACTTCACGGTCCACGACCAGGATGTCGGCACCCACTGGTACCATAGCCACTATAACGACCTGAATGAAGTGGCCGGCGGCTGCTATGGGGCCTTCATCGTTGACCCGCGTCCCGGCTCGCCCCAGGCCCGCGCGGAGGTCCATGCCGACGTCGACTACACGGCCTTCATCGGTACCCTGCCCGGCGGCTACTATGTCATCAATGGTAAGAGTTTTCCCGATACCCAGCCGCTGCACGTCAGGCACGGCCAGACTGTGCGCCTGCGCCTGATCGGGGCCGATACGCTGGGCATCCACCCGATGCACCTGCACGGTCACATCTTCACGGTGGTCGCTCAGGATGGCCACCCCTTATCTCAGCCGTACCAGCGCGATACCCTGCAGGTGGCCCCCGGCGAGACCTACGACCTGGTCTTCACGGCCTGGGCCGCCCCGGGCAGCAGCTACCCCTTCCATTGCCATATCCTCTCGCACCTGATGAACCCAGGGCAAAATGAGAGCGAGATGGGCGGCCTGGTCATGCTGGTGATCTACGACCGCTAG
- a CDS encoding DoxX family protein, which translates to MKIISVLKPRSVTQIPEPPLARFLFADTRMAWLWLLVRLYVGYEWLTAGLEKLTGYNFAIGAGFGQRVSSPWVLSGHDGVALQGFVKGALALSSGPHPAVQGWYAGFLQQVVLPNAGLFAYLVTFGEVLVGLGLIFGALTGIAAFFGVFMNLNFMLAGAVSINPVLGTLGLLLMLAWRIAGYYGLDSILLPLLGTPWTGSLLSRLRAQRTQPLEAGAGGR; encoded by the coding sequence ATGAAAATCATCAGCGTCTTGAAGCCGCGTTCCGTCACGCAGATCCCTGAGCCGCCGCTGGCGCGCTTCCTCTTCGCCGACACGCGCATGGCCTGGCTGTGGCTGCTGGTGCGCCTCTACGTCGGCTATGAGTGGTTGACCGCCGGACTGGAGAAGCTCACCGGCTACAATTTCGCCATTGGGGCTGGCTTCGGCCAGCGTGTCAGCAGCCCGTGGGTCTTGAGCGGCCATGATGGGGTCGCCCTGCAAGGCTTTGTCAAGGGGGCGTTGGCGCTGAGCAGCGGGCCACACCCGGCGGTGCAGGGCTGGTACGCGGGCTTCCTGCAGCAGGTTGTCCTGCCGAACGCCGGTCTCTTCGCCTACCTGGTGACCTTTGGCGAGGTCCTGGTCGGCCTGGGGCTGATCTTCGGCGCCCTGACGGGCATCGCCGCCTTCTTCGGCGTCTTCATGAACCTGAACTTTATGCTTGCTGGGGCAGTCAGCATTAACCCGGTGCTGGGCACCCTTGGCCTGCTCCTGATGCTGGCCTGGCGCATCGCCGGCTACTACGGACTGGATAGCATCCTGCTGCCGCTGCTGGGCACGCCCTGGACCGGCTCGCTCCTGAGCCGTCTGCGGGCGCAGCGCACGCAACCGCTGGAAGCTGGGGCTGGTGGTCGCTAG
- a CDS encoding response regulator transcription factor, which translates to MVRKITILCVDDDPHLLRLVSRNLELEGYAVLTASDGEQALAVFKEQQPDLILLDVMMPRLDGFSVCQRVREHSGVPIILLTARGQDQDKVRGLDLGADDYLTKPFSIEELLARVRAVLRRAQFSSGERVSGLRSIITVGDLTIDDTRHRVTRAGREIALTPTEYRLLAYLAQHAGRVVTQDLLLERVWGAEYVGESHMLQVNINRLRRKLEDDPAHPRYIRTKVGVGYMLAAPDDLAS; encoded by the coding sequence ATGGTGCGTAAGATAACCATCTTGTGCGTCGATGACGATCCCCACCTCTTGCGCCTGGTCTCGCGCAATCTGGAGCTGGAAGGCTACGCCGTCCTGACAGCCAGCGACGGCGAGCAGGCCCTGGCCGTCTTCAAGGAGCAGCAGCCGGACCTGATCCTGCTCGATGTGATGATGCCCCGCCTGGATGGGTTCAGCGTCTGCCAGCGCGTGCGCGAGCATTCCGGCGTGCCCATTATTCTGCTGACGGCTCGCGGCCAGGATCAGGATAAGGTGCGCGGCCTGGACCTGGGTGCCGACGATTACTTGACCAAGCCGTTCAGTATTGAGGAGCTGCTGGCCCGCGTGCGCGCCGTGCTGCGTCGCGCTCAGTTCAGCAGCGGCGAGCGCGTGAGCGGCCTGCGTTCGATCATCACGGTCGGCGATTTGACCATCGATGATACGCGCCATCGGGTGACGCGGGCCGGGCGCGAGATCGCCCTGACGCCAACCGAGTACCGGCTGCTGGCCTACCTGGCCCAGCATGCCGGACGAGTAGTCACCCAGGACCTGCTCTTAGAGCGCGTTTGGGGGGCGGAGTATGTCGGCGAGAGCCATATGCTGCAGGTCAATATCAATCGTCTGCGACGCAAGCTGGAGGATGATCCGGCTCACCCGCGCTATATCCGTACGAAGGTCGGCGTTGGCTACATGCTGGCCGCTCCCGACGACCTCGCTTCGTAA
- a CDS encoding sensor histidine kinase — MSYRDRSLFADETTPAERAAALQRELLTLLPALTTAPPAEVAAALLQALREVTAAEHGAFFLHWDASHPAREVPGLVERLQLLAAQRLDEEQARALVSVAGAGSLLTATSSDAGELPLRRSQVQTAETVWLLLSLPLVPARPETGAGHALASPALVVLLGHASQPASLAGWLAKSTAIVAANQPLLAALLRQALLTELLAGAGTGAGLGPPASASLAAPTGPHSELLATLSHELRSPLAVIRTSVSTLLRHERRLPLAERRLLLESVQEAGERLIQLCDRFLELSELEAGLLHLEPTAVDPLSVVQEALLAAEQRLPPEQADAFAFQVVQLDASGSPTEGVPPVLADRRRLREILDHLLENAVRFSPAGGEIRVILRPQAIPAPATGVAQPAPAVEICVSDQGRGIPPEQLPQIFQRFYRGDSGLARQTSGLGLGLTLCRYLVELQGGQIWAESEPEQGSTFHLLLPALTSAV; from the coding sequence ATGAGCTATCGTGATCGCTCTTTGTTTGCTGACGAAACCACGCCGGCGGAGCGGGCCGCGGCTCTGCAGAGGGAGCTGCTGACCCTGCTGCCGGCCCTGACAACGGCGCCACCGGCGGAGGTAGCCGCGGCTTTGCTGCAGGCCCTGCGCGAGGTAACAGCCGCCGAACATGGCGCCTTCTTCTTGCACTGGGATGCCTCCCACCCAGCCAGAGAGGTCCCGGGACTGGTGGAGCGGCTGCAGCTGCTGGCCGCGCAGCGCCTCGACGAGGAACAGGCCCGGGCCCTCGTCAGTGTGGCCGGCGCTGGCAGTCTCCTCACGGCGACCAGCTCCGACGCTGGCGAGCTGCCCCTGCGCCGGAGCCAGGTGCAGACCGCCGAGACCGTCTGGCTGCTGCTGAGTCTACCGCTAGTGCCGGCGCGCCCAGAGACAGGAGCTGGCCACGCTCTGGCCAGTCCAGCCCTGGTGGTGCTGCTAGGGCACGCCAGCCAGCCAGCCTCGTTGGCTGGCTGGCTGGCGAAGAGCACGGCGATTGTCGCCGCCAATCAGCCGCTGCTGGCCGCGCTACTGCGCCAGGCGCTGCTCACGGAGCTGCTGGCCGGGGCTGGGACCGGGGCCGGGCTGGGGCCGCCTGCTTCCGCGAGCCTGGCCGCACCGACTGGCCCTCACAGCGAGCTGCTGGCCACGCTTAGCCATGAGCTGCGCAGCCCTTTGGCGGTGATTCGCACTTCCGTCTCTACCCTGCTGCGCCACGAGCGTCGCCTCCCCCTGGCCGAGCGCCGCCTGCTCTTGGAAAGCGTTCAGGAGGCCGGCGAGCGTCTGATCCAGCTCTGCGACCGCTTTCTGGAGTTGAGCGAGCTGGAGGCCGGGCTGCTGCACCTGGAGCCGACCGCTGTCGACCCGCTCAGCGTGGTGCAGGAGGCCCTGCTGGCTGCTGAGCAGCGGCTGCCCCCCGAACAGGCGGACGCCTTTGCCTTCCAGGTGGTGCAGCTCGACGCCAGCGGCTCGCCAACAGAGGGCGTTCCTCCGGTGCTGGCCGATCGTCGCCGTCTGCGCGAGATCCTCGACCATCTGCTGGAGAACGCTGTCCGCTTCTCTCCCGCGGGCGGCGAGATCCGCGTGATCCTGCGCCCGCAGGCCATCCCTGCGCCTGCGACTGGAGTGGCTCAGCCGGCACCGGCGGTGGAGATCTGCGTCAGTGACCAGGGGCGGGGCATTCCGCCGGAACAGCTTCCGCAGATTTTCCAGCGCTTCTATCGCGGCGATAGCGGCCTGGCACGCCAGACCAGCGGCCTGGGGCTGGGCCTGACGCTCTGCAGGTATCTGGTCGAGTTGCAGGGCGGCCAGATCTGGGCTGAGAGCGAGCCGGAACAGGGCAGTACCTTTCATCTGCTCCTGCCGGCCCTCACGTCGGCAGTCTGA
- a CDS encoding class I SAM-dependent methyltransferase: MDERNEAQPGENTYVIDSEQAAELARLMQQDRILTEALGGLFPEGLQLAEDGRLLDLACGPGGWTLEVAFAYPHAEIIGIDISPPIVEYANAQAWSRRLANVHFRVMNVMEPLAFPDSSFDLVNGRLMCGFMRPEAWPRLLAECRRLLKPGGIIRLTEMEPVLTTSPAFEHFAALGALAMKRAGLSFSPDGRHFGITPVLPRLVRRAGFVDVRLRPSAIEWSADTPYHYPFFKDYLVFLELIQPFMVRAGVATREELARLYQQAVAEMQQEEFCAVWNFLTVWGRKPDERET, from the coding sequence ATGGATGAGCGCAATGAGGCGCAGCCGGGCGAGAACACCTACGTCATCGACTCGGAGCAGGCTGCTGAGCTGGCGCGCCTCATGCAGCAGGATCGCATCTTGACGGAGGCCCTGGGGGGACTCTTCCCGGAAGGGCTGCAGCTAGCCGAAGATGGGCGCCTGCTCGATCTGGCCTGTGGCCCTGGGGGCTGGACCCTGGAGGTCGCTTTCGCCTATCCCCATGCTGAGATCATCGGGATCGACATCAGCCCCCCGATTGTCGAGTACGCCAACGCGCAAGCCTGGTCGCGTCGCCTTGCCAATGTCCACTTTCGCGTCATGAATGTCATGGAGCCGCTCGCTTTCCCCGACTCCTCCTTCGATCTGGTCAACGGACGCCTGATGTGCGGCTTCATGCGACCCGAGGCCTGGCCCCGGCTGCTGGCGGAGTGCCGGCGCCTGCTCAAGCCTGGTGGAATCATCCGCCTGACCGAGATGGAGCCAGTACTGACGACCAGCCCGGCCTTTGAGCACTTTGCCGCCCTGGGGGCGCTGGCCATGAAGCGCGCGGGGCTAAGCTTTTCGCCCGACGGGCGCCACTTCGGCATCACGCCTGTCCTGCCGCGCCTGGTGCGTCGGGCCGGTTTTGTCGATGTGCGCCTGCGTCCCTCTGCCATCGAGTGGTCGGCGGATACCCCCTATCACTATCCTTTCTTCAAGGACTACCTGGTCTTTCTGGAACTCATTCAGCCGTTCATGGTACGCGCGGGCGTGGCCACCCGCGAAGAGCTGGCGCGCCTCTATCAGCAGGCGGTCGCTGAGATGCAGCAGGAAGAGTTCTGCGCTGTCTGGAATTTCCTCACCGTCTGGGGACGCAAGCCAGACGAGAGGGAAACGTGA